The sequence below is a genomic window from Uranotaenia lowii strain MFRU-FL chromosome 2, ASM2978415v1, whole genome shotgun sequence.
acaaaaatgacaataatgacaaaaatttaattttgaacaaaagacaaaacaacaaaagaaaaacaaaaccatgCCTTAAGCTTCATAGtcaggtacatttaccctataatTTTATTTCCTCTATATTAATCCACATAAAACCAAATACTTGAGTGTTGATTTGCTATTTTGTTGAGGAAGTGAGAATTTTTTACAGTCACCTTAGGTGAAAACCCAGCTATAAGtctattttttaaaagcttcgaagaatttttttagtACCCGCCCGAAAACTCATATACACATGTAGGTACCCTATTTCGAGGACAGGTAATTATCATAATAATTTGTCTTCACATTTAATCCTTTCATCGCCATGAGGTGCCCTCGAAAATACGCTTCGCATAATTTATTGAACACTTTACGCCTCAAGAGAGCCCCAGTAGACAGTTGACCTGTAAATCGAACCACGATGTATATTTCTCACGAGACGTTGATGTACGTGAACGTGCAGCCAATATATGGCGTCCAATAAACACTCCGATTATTGACCGTTCTCGATCCTGGCTAGGACTCAATAAAAGAAACACCCACACGTACTGCTTCGTGGCATTCATCTGGGCCGGTGGCATCTGGGAAATGGTTACCTACTTCCTTTTAGGAGAGTAAGTAACGCGCAAGACCAGTCCTCTGCCTTTCATTTGTCGCTTTGAATGGCTCAATTAAATCTGAAGATTTGTTTAACAAGTTTGGAgagctttaaatttttcgaagcaCCACTTCTGGTCGAAGTGAAGAGACTTTTCGTCTCCGGCGGTGGCGTTGGAAGGTTTTAAAATGTGGCTGTTCAATTCAGATCAAGAGTATCAATCACAGACTACATACattagaaaagaaaaatatactAGATTATCGTTTTTTTCGCCTTTATTATCCTAGAAGTTGACATAGTCGAATTCTCGCACCATTTTCAACGTCAGCTTGAGGATCTTCTCATCCGACAACCAAGCGGCATTTCCCTTGTCCGGATCAATTGCGTGGGGCAGTGCCAGCTTGAGGTAGTACTTTGGCGATTGCACTATGATTTGCTGCTCTTCGACCGCCAGATCGATGTGCTGAATACCGACGGTTTCTCCGGTCAGAAAAACTTCGACCACCATACTTTCGCAGCTACAGGAGCTGGGAGTTTTCCCACCCATCTGCAGGAACAAATCTTCGGTGGCCAGCGTCTGTTTGTAGGAGATTTTATACTCAGGCCTGGGTCTTGTCTCGAGAAAGTTGGAACATTCGATTTCCTGTTGTTTTTCCCACTCTTCCAAAGTTTTTGGTTCCTCATTGGAGGTTTCTTTCAAGGGAGCATATGAACTCGCTTTGACATGTTCTTCCGGGTCTCCAAGAGTCTTCTTCTTAGGTTTTGCCCTCTTGGGCTCCCCAATGCTACCAGGACCTAAAATAAGAGTTTATGGTAACGACAACtgtttgaatcaaatttaatcTCACACAAACCCAACTGATTGGCGCCAGTCCCGGGACGCTCTTCTCCCTGATCGGAATCACTATCCTCGTTGTCCgggttgaataatttttgtatttgcttAATATTTTCAACAGTCAGCAGCGACATCGTTCGTTGAACTTCGAATATCGGACTGAGGCACTAGGAAAATTGCAATAATTGGCTGGAATCAATCTTCAATCAATCGTCAGTGGCACAGTTAAGAATGAATGTAGTACGAATGAAGAATCAGCTGAATGTGTAAATTGTTTATTTGAAGTGAAGTTACCTACTATCAGACCAAGCCCAcaaatggttgctaaacctcgatt
It includes:
- the LOC129748128 gene encoding dynein axonemal assembly factor 6, which codes for MSLLTVENIKQIQKLFNPDNEDSDSDQGEERPGTGANQLGPGSIGEPKRAKPKKKTLGDPEEHVKASSYAPLKETSNEEPKTLEEWEKQQEIECSNFLETRPRPEYKISYKQTLATEDLFLQMGGKTPSSCSCESMVVEVFLTGETVGIQHIDLAVEEQQIIVQSPKYYLKLALPHAIDPDKGNAAWLSDEKILKLTLKMVREFDYVNF